A region from the Candidatus Eisenbacteria bacterium genome encodes:
- a CDS encoding aminotransferase class I/II-fold pyridoxal phosphate-dependent enzyme, with protein MSAAPARTAATPAPLHPLLTGGGEYPFVKLERRRRELQPANLTTINFGMGDPREETPSFIREAMIAHVPAVSSYPATTGRPDLRAACARWLARRYGVSADPEVHVLPANGLKEAVFNLAFAFVDPAAAKRTVVIPTPAYPVYEAGARFAGAEVHFTPLRSQDGWRFNPANVPAEVWRRTALLWLNSPHNPTGSVLTREEGAAIVTLARRHGFWVASDEAYGDLYFEAGPPPTLLEHGFENVLALYTLSKRSAMTGYRSGFLAGDPRAMDALRRFRPNVGAATPDFIQDAAIAAWNDDAHTGEQRAKYAAKRELFVSEFARRGWRTEASEATFYLWMRVPGGDDEAFCESLLARGIVVTPGSYLGAGGEGFVRWALVPTLARCHEAIERMRALP; from the coding sequence ATGAGCGCCGCGCCCGCGAGGACCGCCGCCACCCCCGCCCCGCTGCACCCGCTGCTGACCGGTGGCGGGGAGTACCCGTTCGTGAAGCTCGAACGCCGGCGCCGCGAGCTTCAGCCGGCGAATCTGACGACCATCAACTTCGGCATGGGCGACCCTCGCGAGGAGACGCCGTCGTTCATCCGCGAGGCGATGATCGCGCACGTGCCGGCCGTCTCCAGCTATCCGGCGACGACCGGACGGCCGGATCTGCGCGCCGCCTGCGCCCGGTGGCTCGCGCGGCGCTACGGCGTGAGCGCGGACCCGGAAGTCCACGTGCTGCCGGCGAACGGGCTCAAGGAGGCGGTCTTCAATCTTGCGTTCGCGTTCGTGGACCCCGCCGCCGCGAAGCGCACCGTGGTGATCCCGACGCCGGCGTATCCGGTCTACGAAGCGGGCGCGCGGTTCGCGGGGGCGGAGGTGCACTTCACGCCGCTGCGCTCGCAGGACGGCTGGAGGTTCAATCCCGCGAACGTACCCGCCGAGGTCTGGCGGCGCACGGCCCTGCTGTGGCTCAACTCGCCGCACAACCCGACCGGCTCCGTGCTCACGCGCGAAGAGGGCGCGGCGATCGTCACACTCGCGCGCCGGCACGGCTTCTGGGTGGCGAGCGACGAGGCCTACGGGGACCTCTACTTCGAAGCCGGCCCGCCGCCCACGCTGCTCGAGCATGGATTCGAGAACGTCCTCGCCCTGTACACGCTCAGCAAGCGCAGCGCGATGACCGGCTATCGCTCCGGCTTCCTCGCCGGCGATCCGCGGGCGATGGACGCGCTGCGCCGGTTCCGCCCCAACGTCGGCGCGGCCACCCCCGACTTCATCCAGGACGCGGCGATCGCGGCGTGGAACGACGACGCGCACACCGGCGAGCAGCGCGCGAAGTACGCGGCCAAGCGCGAGCTGTTCGTCTCCGAGTTCGCGCGCCGCGGCTGGCGGACGGAAGCGAGCGAGGCCACCTTCTACCTGTGGATGCGCGTGCCGGGGGGCGACGACGAGGCCTTTTGCGAATCGTTGCTCGCGCGCGGCATCGTCGTCACACCGGGTTCCTATCTCGGCGCGGGCGGGGAGGGTTTCGTGCGCTGGGCGCTGGTCCCGACGCTCGCCCGGTGCCACGAGGCGATCGAGCGCATGCGGGCGCTGCCGTGA
- the dapE gene encoding succinyl-diaminopimelate desuccinylase, protein MPPVMTADAIAEKLAALVDIPSVTGNEAAIAAFVENRLRERGTGEVTRSGNGVLWRAPARGRPLVTLVGHLDTVPPQGNERSRREGDRLYGLGTSDMKAGVAVMQALVESLDPEALRFDLACVFYDAEEGPATGNGLGRMLPENPWLKDAAAAIVLEPTDLNVEMGCNGILNVEVRVPGVSAHSARPWLGRNAVGEGAAWLSEIVRYPVTPVEIQGLEYRRTLQVTTVRAGRARNVVPDEMVVNLNHRFTPDTTIEQATAALRRLVPETFGFEVVDAAAPGRVALDQPVVSEFVRRAGAKVAGKQGWTDVARFSAAGIPAFNYGPGLAELCHRADEHCPIANLGVAFDTLARFLARED, encoded by the coding sequence GTGCCGCCCGTGATGACCGCCGATGCAATCGCCGAGAAGCTCGCCGCGCTCGTGGACATCCCGAGCGTCACCGGAAACGAGGCCGCGATCGCGGCGTTCGTCGAAAACCGCCTGCGCGAGCGCGGCACCGGCGAGGTCACGCGCTCGGGCAACGGCGTTCTGTGGCGCGCGCCGGCGCGCGGCCGGCCGCTCGTCACGCTGGTCGGCCACCTCGACACCGTGCCGCCGCAGGGCAACGAACGCTCGCGGAGGGAGGGGGACCGGCTGTACGGGCTCGGAACGAGCGACATGAAGGCGGGCGTCGCGGTGATGCAGGCGCTGGTCGAGTCGCTCGACCCGGAGGCGCTGCGCTTCGATCTCGCGTGCGTCTTCTACGACGCCGAGGAAGGCCCGGCGACGGGCAACGGGCTCGGCCGGATGCTGCCCGAGAACCCGTGGCTGAAGGACGCGGCGGCCGCGATCGTCCTCGAGCCGACCGACCTCAACGTCGAAATGGGATGCAACGGCATCCTGAACGTCGAGGTGCGCGTGCCGGGCGTCTCGGCGCATTCGGCGCGACCCTGGCTCGGCCGCAACGCGGTGGGTGAGGGCGCGGCGTGGCTGTCCGAAATCGTGCGCTACCCGGTGACCCCGGTCGAGATCCAGGGCCTCGAGTACCGCCGGACGCTGCAGGTGACGACCGTGCGGGCGGGCCGCGCGCGCAACGTGGTTCCCGACGAGATGGTCGTGAACCTGAACCACCGCTTCACGCCCGACACGACGATCGAGCAGGCGACCGCGGCCCTTCGCCGGCTCGTACCCGAGACCTTCGGTTTCGAGGTCGTGGATGCGGCGGCGCCCGGCCGCGTCGCGCTCGACCAGCCGGTCGTGAGCGAGTTCGTGCGCCGCGCCGGCGCGAAGGTCGCGGGCAAGCAGGGCTGGACCGACGTCGCACGCTTTTCCGCCGCGGGCATTCCCGCCTTCAACTACGGCCCCGGCCTGGCGGAGCTCTGCCACCGTGCCGACGAGCATTGCCCCATCGCGAACCTCGGCGTGGCGTTCGACACGCTCGCCCGGTTCCTGGCCCGGGAGGACTAG
- a CDS encoding molecular chaperone GroEL, translating to MPKRVRFDDAARDALWRGVDQLASAVRITLGPRGRSVVLTHRHAGPTITRDGLAVAQEVELPDPFENIGVQMLREAAQQAGQAAGDGTSTATVLAHAMIGAGMRAVHAGCNPVALNRGLDLAAQEALRALRAIARPVGGHHDLERVARIAAGDRVLGELIAHALERVGRAGVVTVEDGRGTDTTLDVVEGARLEGGLASPYFITDTETMEASLEHPLVALFDGALEQAGDVVPALEHAARLSRPLLLLCGELSDEALAVMVVNRLRGRVPTVGVKLPGIAAHRREALEDVALLTGGTVVGPEMGRAAAHFEPGWFGRARHATASLEQLTLLQGGGRSADLAGRVLALDRELAACRHEGERARLRARLVRLGGGVAVIRAGAVTDVERATRRAQLEDALAATRSAVEEGVVPGGGVALLHAARAVRRLDLGAARNSGRDVLLAGLEAPARQIGENAGENGAEFLERLRAGEGAYGYNARSGRWGDLIEQGIVDPAKVTRCALQSAVSVAGLMLTTEALVVDDGAPAGDAGGEGGGGDPGDDAGDDAA from the coding sequence ATGCCCAAGCGCGTCCGGTTCGACGACGCCGCTCGCGACGCGCTGTGGCGCGGCGTGGACCAGCTCGCGAGCGCCGTGCGCATCACGCTCGGTCCGCGCGGCCGCAGCGTCGTGCTCACGCACCGGCATGCCGGCCCGACGATCACCCGCGACGGTCTGGCGGTGGCGCAGGAAGTCGAGCTGCCCGATCCGTTCGAGAACATCGGCGTCCAGATGCTGCGTGAAGCGGCGCAGCAGGCGGGGCAGGCGGCGGGCGACGGCACCTCGACCGCGACCGTGCTCGCGCACGCGATGATCGGAGCGGGCATGCGTGCCGTCCACGCCGGCTGCAATCCGGTGGCGCTGAACCGCGGGCTCGACCTCGCCGCCCAGGAAGCGCTGCGGGCGCTGCGGGCGATCGCGCGGCCGGTCGGCGGGCACCACGACCTCGAGCGCGTCGCGCGCATCGCCGCCGGCGACCGCGTGCTCGGCGAGCTGATCGCGCACGCGCTCGAGCGGGTCGGCCGCGCCGGCGTCGTGACCGTCGAGGACGGCCGCGGCACCGACACGACGCTCGACGTGGTCGAGGGGGCGCGCCTCGAGGGCGGCCTGGCGTCGCCCTACTTCATCACCGACACCGAAACGATGGAGGCCTCGCTCGAACATCCGCTGGTCGCGCTGTTCGACGGGGCGCTCGAGCAGGCGGGCGACGTCGTTCCCGCGCTCGAGCACGCCGCCCGCCTGTCGCGGCCGTTGCTGCTGCTGTGCGGCGAGCTGTCGGACGAGGCGCTGGCGGTGATGGTGGTCAACCGGCTGCGGGGCCGCGTGCCGACCGTGGGCGTCAAGCTGCCGGGCATCGCGGCGCACCGGCGGGAGGCGCTGGAGGACGTCGCGCTCCTCACCGGCGGAACGGTCGTGGGCCCGGAAATGGGACGCGCCGCCGCGCACTTCGAGCCGGGCTGGTTCGGACGGGCGCGGCACGCGACCGCGTCGCTCGAGCAGCTCACGCTCCTGCAGGGCGGAGGCCGCAGCGCGGATCTCGCCGGGCGCGTTCTGGCGCTGGACCGCGAACTGGCGGCCTGCCGGCACGAGGGCGAGCGTGCTCGCCTGCGCGCGCGCCTGGTCCGCCTCGGCGGCGGTGTCGCCGTGATCCGCGCCGGCGCGGTGACCGACGTCGAGCGCGCCACGCGTCGCGCGCAACTCGAGGACGCGCTGGCGGCCACGCGCTCGGCGGTCGAGGAGGGCGTGGTGCCGGGAGGCGGCGTGGCGCTGCTGCACGCCGCGCGCGCGGTGCGCCGCCTGGACCTGGGAGCGGCGCGCAACTCCGGGCGCGACGTGCTGCTCGCCGGGCTCGAAGCGCCGGCGCGGCAGATCGGCGAGAACGCGGGCGAGAACGGCGCCGAGTTCCTCGAGCGCCTGCGCGCCGGCGAGGGCGCCTACGGTTACAACGCGCGCTCGGGTCGGTGGGGGGACCTGATCGAGCAGGGCATCGTGGACCCCGCCAAGGTCACGCGCTGCGCGCTGCAGTCGGCGGTGAGCGTCGCGGGGCTCATGCTCACCACGGAGGCGCTGGTGGTGGACGACGGCGCTCCCGCGGGCGACGCCGGCGGCGAAGGCGGCGGCGGGGATCCAGGCGACGACGCGGGCGATGACGCGGCCTGA
- a CDS encoding PD40 domain-containing protein: MKHERKNSRKGSPLHLLTAAVLAAATFGATGAAKKPAFRPVPPTAVARDSLIRPGETRFAHLWQLTFGGQNAEAYWSADGTKLTFQAMVGDARCDQQFVYDLASGTVSRISNGKGRTTCGYFYDHDRRILFASTHASGDDCPPNPDMSHGYIWAIYPSYDIWSVKPDGSDLKPLVQHPGYDAEGTVSTDGRWLVFTSKRDGDVDLYKMRLDGGGLQRLTDRVGYDGGAFFSHDGRRIVWRTDRATDTASVNQFRRLLEIDLVKPSQMDIWVMNADGSGQRQLTDKPGASFAPYFTPDDRQILYSSNWENPRGRNFDLYLVDAAKGGEPVPVTRDPDFDGFPMFSPDGRWLVFCSNRGGSVPGETNLYLAEWKR; this comes from the coding sequence GTGAAGCACGAACGGAAGAACTCGAGGAAAGGATCCCCGCTCCACCTGCTGACCGCCGCGGTCCTCGCGGCGGCGACGTTCGGCGCGACCGGCGCGGCGAAGAAGCCGGCGTTCCGGCCCGTGCCGCCGACGGCCGTCGCGCGGGACTCGCTGATCCGCCCCGGCGAGACGCGCTTCGCGCACCTGTGGCAGCTCACCTTCGGAGGCCAGAACGCCGAGGCCTACTGGAGCGCCGACGGCACGAAGCTGACGTTCCAGGCCATGGTCGGCGACGCGCGCTGCGACCAGCAATTCGTGTACGACCTCGCCAGCGGAACGGTGAGCCGGATCAGCAACGGCAAGGGCCGCACGACCTGCGGCTACTTCTACGATCACGACCGGCGCATCCTGTTCGCGAGCACGCACGCTTCGGGCGACGACTGCCCGCCGAACCCGGACATGAGCCACGGCTACATCTGGGCGATCTATCCGAGCTACGACATCTGGTCGGTGAAGCCCGACGGCAGCGACCTGAAGCCGCTCGTGCAGCACCCCGGCTACGACGCCGAAGGCACCGTGTCCACGGACGGCCGCTGGCTGGTGTTCACGTCCAAGCGCGACGGCGACGTGGACCTCTACAAGATGCGGCTGGACGGCGGCGGACTGCAGCGGCTCACCGACCGCGTCGGCTACGACGGCGGCGCGTTCTTCTCGCACGACGGCCGGCGCATCGTCTGGCGCACGGACCGCGCGACGGACACGGCGTCGGTGAACCAGTTCCGCCGCCTGCTCGAGATCGACCTCGTCAAGCCGAGCCAGATGGACATCTGGGTGATGAACGCCGACGGCAGCGGGCAGCGCCAGCTCACCGACAAGCCGGGCGCCTCGTTCGCTCCCTACTTCACACCCGACGACCGCCAGATCCTCTACTCCTCGAACTGGGAAAACCCGCGGGGCCGCAACTTCGACCTCTACCTGGTGGACGCCGCGAAGGGCGGCGAGCCCGTGCCGGTCACGCGCGACCCGGACTTCGACGGCTTCCCGATGTTCAGCCCCGACGGCCGCTGGCTCGTCTTCTGTTCGAACCGCGGCGGCAGCGTGCCGGGCGAGACCAACCTCTATCTCGCGGAGTGGAAGCGGTGA
- a CDS encoding type III pantothenate kinase — MKVRRGRAARPASRAAARASLLAVDVGNSETTVGRFVGRELAGFWRLTSGRHTADELRYVLEALLKTPAAGWGSIVCSVVPALTVPWREALRAVTGRPPVEVTAEATKLPVQVPDPASVGADRIANAYAVRALYGTPAIVVDLGTATTLDCVSKAGAYVGGVIAPGVVTASEELFRRAARLARVDLRRPERALGRTTEECLRIGVLWGNAGLVDSLVRRVRAELGGRPKVVATGGLATVLAPECETVDLVDETLTLKGMRLLWEELA, encoded by the coding sequence ATGAAGGTGCGTCGCGGCCGCGCGGCGAGGCCCGCGAGCCGTGCAGCGGCGCGGGCGTCGCTGCTCGCGGTGGACGTGGGCAACAGCGAGACCACGGTCGGGCGCTTCGTCGGCCGGGAACTCGCGGGCTTCTGGCGCCTGACGAGCGGCCGGCACACCGCCGACGAACTGCGCTACGTGCTCGAGGCGCTGCTCAAGACGCCGGCGGCCGGCTGGGGTTCGATCGTGTGCTCGGTCGTGCCCGCGCTGACCGTGCCGTGGCGCGAGGCGCTGCGCGCGGTCACCGGCAGGCCGCCCGTCGAGGTGACGGCGGAGGCGACGAAACTGCCCGTGCAGGTTCCCGATCCGGCCTCGGTCGGAGCCGACCGGATCGCCAACGCCTACGCGGTTCGGGCGCTGTACGGGACGCCGGCGATCGTCGTGGACCTCGGCACCGCGACGACGCTCGACTGCGTCTCGAAAGCGGGGGCGTACGTGGGCGGGGTGATCGCGCCGGGAGTGGTCACGGCCTCCGAGGAGTTGTTCCGCCGCGCCGCGCGCCTGGCGCGCGTGGACCTGCGGCGGCCCGAACGCGCGCTCGGCCGGACGACGGAGGAGTGCCTGCGGATCGGCGTGCTGTGGGGCAACGCGGGTCTGGTGGACTCACTGGTGAGGCGCGTGCGCGCCGAACTCGGCGGGCGGCCGAAGGTGGTCGCCACCGGCGGACTCGCCACGGTGCTCGCTCCCGAGTGCGAAACGGTGGACCTGGTGGACGAGACGTTGACCCTGAAAGGCATGAGGCTGCTGTGGGAGGAGCTTGCGTGA
- the tatC gene encoding twin-arginine translocase subunit TatC, producing the protein MTDNPHLDPRREREFRPDDEWHDPRVSGDMPFLAHLEELRKVLQQSLAAVLAGALGGWWLAPRLLSDLIHRTVGSTVVMSPFEAFNERLKLSALIGVALALPIVAWRLWSFVVPGLLRQERKWVVPLAAGSCLLFGLGAAAAYLYVVPLVIDVLRSFLTDGMVTQIRLSLLLEFFYNMVVACGLLAQLPMVTMLLTGIGLVTPMFLLRQWRVAIVVIFVVTAAITPGDIVSAQLVMGLPMAGLYFVSVGLSFFVARRKAESEAAVLGDLGQGGHP; encoded by the coding sequence ATGACGGACAACCCCCATCTCGATCCGCGGCGCGAGCGCGAGTTCAGGCCCGACGACGAGTGGCACGATCCGCGCGTGAGCGGCGACATGCCGTTCCTCGCGCATCTCGAGGAGCTGCGCAAGGTGCTGCAGCAGAGCCTCGCCGCGGTGCTCGCCGGCGCGCTCGGGGGCTGGTGGCTCGCTCCGCGCCTGCTCTCCGATCTCATCCACCGGACCGTCGGGAGCACGGTCGTGATGTCGCCGTTCGAGGCCTTCAACGAGCGGCTCAAGCTGTCGGCGCTGATCGGCGTGGCGCTCGCCCTGCCGATCGTGGCCTGGCGGCTCTGGTCGTTCGTGGTGCCGGGGCTGCTGCGGCAGGAGCGTAAGTGGGTGGTTCCGCTCGCGGCCGGTTCGTGCCTGCTGTTCGGACTCGGCGCCGCCGCCGCGTACCTGTACGTCGTGCCGCTCGTGATCGACGTGCTGAGATCGTTCCTCACCGACGGCATGGTCACGCAGATCCGGCTCTCGCTTCTCCTGGAGTTCTTCTACAACATGGTCGTGGCCTGCGGACTGCTGGCGCAGCTGCCCATGGTGACCATGCTGCTCACCGGGATCGGCCTGGTGACGCCGATGTTCCTGCTGCGGCAGTGGCGCGTCGCGATCGTGGTCATCTTCGTGGTCACCGCGGCGATCACGCCGGGGGACATCGTCAGCGCCCAGCTGGTGATGGGGCTGCCGATGGCGGGTCTTTATTTCGTGAGCGTCGGCTTGTCGTTCTTCGTCGCCCGCCGCAAGGCGGAATCCGAGGCCGCGGTGCTCGGCGATCTCGGGCAAGGAGGCCATCCATGA
- a CDS encoding biotin--[acetyl-CoA-carboxylase] ligase has product MADARFDRAAFSAALATRRLARTLLVRAETGSTNDDAFDAVCAGVPDGVTVVADAQARGRGRAGRAWTHAPGLGLAMSFALHPGCDARQAAVVPLAAGLAVARAAGALGVRAAIKWPNDVLARGRKLAGVLCELRRAPAGGEVVVVGVGVNVRQRAGDFPPELRGTATSFALEGSDASVEAVAARVADEFEPLWTTLQEGDRSEVLDAWSERAAFWGETVTVNAPGGAITGVAQRLDCDGALVLRLESGVEAVVVAGDVEPAGPAAERPR; this is encoded by the coding sequence TTGGCTGACGCCCGCTTCGACCGGGCGGCGTTCTCGGCCGCCCTCGCCACCCGGCGGCTGGCCCGGACGCTGCTCGTGCGCGCCGAGACGGGCTCGACCAACGACGACGCCTTCGACGCCGTGTGCGCGGGGGTGCCCGACGGCGTGACGGTGGTGGCCGACGCGCAGGCGCGCGGCCGCGGCCGCGCCGGCCGCGCGTGGACGCACGCGCCGGGACTCGGCCTGGCGATGTCGTTCGCGCTTCATCCGGGCTGCGACGCACGCCAGGCCGCCGTCGTCCCGCTCGCCGCCGGCCTGGCGGTGGCGCGCGCGGCCGGCGCGCTGGGCGTACGGGCCGCGATCAAGTGGCCGAACGACGTGCTCGCGCGCGGACGCAAGCTGGCCGGGGTGCTGTGCGAGCTGCGGCGCGCGCCCGCGGGCGGCGAGGTGGTCGTGGTGGGCGTCGGCGTCAACGTGCGGCAGCGCGCCGGGGACTTCCCGCCCGAACTGCGCGGCACGGCCACGTCCTTCGCGCTCGAAGGCTCGGACGCTTCCGTCGAGGCCGTCGCGGCGCGCGTCGCGGACGAGTTCGAACCGTTGTGGACGACGCTTCAGGAAGGCGACCGTTCGGAGGTGCTCGACGCCTGGAGCGAACGGGCGGCGTTCTGGGGCGAGACGGTCACGGTGAACGCGCCCGGCGGCGCGATCACCGGCGTGGCGCAGCGCCTCGACTGCGACGGAGCGCTGGTGCTGCGGCTCGAAAGCGGCGTCGAGGCGGTCGTCGTGGCGGGCGACGTCGAGCCGGCGGGCCCGGCGGCGGAGCGCCCGCGATGA
- the nadC gene encoding carboxylating nicotinate-nucleotide diphosphorylase: protein MLESFLPLVKFALSEDVGTGDVTTLNSVPPNVGARAAIVAKEPGVVSGLEIAQMTFREVDPSLKFKATTRDGQSVQAGVALAQVSGSAAGIMTAERTALNFMMRMCGVATLTRRYVEAISGTGAKILDTRKTTPGLRFLEKYAVRCGGGENHRLALWDMYLVKDNHIRAARGLTAAIELIQRTRRDLLLEVEVESMEQLQEALRPEVDRILVDNQSPAAVRRAVEAVDAWFRAHPPDHPRVRPGARRWPEVEVSGGLTLETVRAYAETGADWLSVGALTHSAPALNLSLEIEEVG from the coding sequence GTGCTCGAATCGTTCCTGCCGCTCGTCAAGTTCGCCCTGTCCGAGGACGTCGGCACCGGGGACGTCACGACCCTCAACTCGGTCCCGCCCAACGTCGGCGCGCGGGCCGCCATCGTCGCGAAGGAGCCGGGCGTCGTCTCGGGGCTCGAGATCGCGCAGATGACGTTTCGCGAGGTGGACCCGAGCCTCAAGTTCAAGGCGACCACCCGCGACGGGCAATCGGTCCAGGCCGGGGTCGCGCTCGCGCAGGTCTCCGGCTCGGCCGCCGGGATCATGACCGCCGAGCGCACGGCGCTCAACTTCATGATGCGCATGTGCGGCGTCGCCACGCTCACCCGCCGCTACGTGGAGGCGATCTCGGGCACGGGCGCCAAGATCCTCGACACACGCAAGACCACGCCCGGTCTGCGCTTTCTCGAGAAGTACGCGGTCCGCTGTGGCGGCGGCGAGAACCACCGGCTGGCGCTGTGGGACATGTACCTCGTCAAGGACAACCACATTCGCGCCGCGCGCGGCCTGACCGCGGCGATCGAACTCATCCAGCGGACGCGCCGTGATCTGCTGCTCGAGGTCGAGGTCGAGTCCATGGAGCAGCTCCAGGAGGCCCTCCGGCCCGAAGTGGATCGCATCCTGGTGGACAACCAGTCGCCCGCGGCGGTGCGCCGTGCGGTCGAGGCGGTGGACGCCTGGTTCCGGGCGCACCCGCCCGATCACCCGCGCGTACGCCCGGGCGCGCGCCGCTGGCCCGAGGTCGAGGTGAGCGGCGGTCTCACGCTCGAGACCGTGCGTGCGTACGCGGAGACGGGCGCCGACTGGCTCAGCGTCGGCGCGCTCACGCACTCGGCGCCGGCGCTCAACCTGAGCCTGGAGATCGAGGAAGTTGGCTGA
- a CDS encoding DUF4256 domain-containing protein: MSKPNRQPLLATLAERFGRNAGRHPEVAWNKVLAALEANAAALDALAAMESSGGEPDVIGTAAGRLLFCDCSPESPAGRRSLCYDRDALDARKEHKPKGSAVEAAAAIGVELLGEEDYRGLQELGEFDRKTSSWIRTPAGVRTLGGALFCDRRFGRVFTYHNGAESYYAARGWRGLLRV; this comes from the coding sequence ATGTCGAAGCCGAATCGGCAGCCGTTGCTGGCGACGCTCGCGGAGCGCTTCGGGCGCAACGCTGGCCGGCACCCGGAGGTCGCCTGGAACAAGGTGCTGGCGGCGCTCGAGGCGAACGCCGCGGCGCTGGACGCGCTGGCCGCCATGGAGTCGAGCGGGGGAGAGCCGGACGTCATCGGCACGGCCGCGGGCCGGCTCCTGTTCTGCGACTGTTCGCCCGAGAGCCCGGCGGGACGCCGCAGCCTGTGCTACGACCGCGACGCGCTCGACGCCCGCAAGGAGCACAAGCCGAAGGGAAGCGCGGTGGAGGCGGCCGCGGCGATCGGAGTCGAGCTGCTCGGCGAGGAGGACTATCGCGGCCTGCAGGAGCTGGGCGAGTTCGATCGCAAGACCTCGAGCTGGATTCGAACGCCGGCCGGGGTGCGTACGCTCGGCGGGGCGCTGTTCTGCGACCGGCGCTTCGGCCGGGTCTTCACGTACCACAACGGCGCGGAGTCCTACTACGCCGCGCGTGGATGGCGCGGACTGCTCCGCGTCTGA